Proteins found in one Miscanthus floridulus cultivar M001 chromosome 4, ASM1932011v1, whole genome shotgun sequence genomic segment:
- the LOC136552056 gene encoding small ribosomal subunit protein bS16m/bS16c-like, with protein sequence MVVRIRLARFGCRNRPFYRVMAADSRSPRDGKHLEVLGYYNPLPGKDGGKRMGLKFDRVKYWLSVGAQPSDPVQSILFRAGLLPPPPMLAMARKGGPRDRRPIHPMTGRPLDLEGVTIVDDSNAPEGDAEEPTDEVAS encoded by the exons ATGGTGGTACGGATCCGGCTGGCGCGGTTCGGGTGCCGGAACCGGCCCTTCTACCGGGTGATGGCCGCCGATAGCCGCTCCCCGCGCGACGGCAAGCACCTCGAGGTCCTCGGCTACTACAACCCGCTCCCAG GGAAGGATGGAGGCAAGAGGATGGGCCTGAAATTTGACCGGGTGAA GTATTGGCTGTCAGTTGGGGCACAGCCATCAGATCCTGTGCAGAGTATTCTCTTTCGTGCTGGActtctgccaccacctccaatgcTAGCTATGGCACGGAAAGGTGGGCCACGTGATAGGCGCCCCATTCATCCAATGACTGGGCGCCCCTTGGATCTCGAGGGCGTCACAATTGTCGATGACTCCAATGCTCCTGAAGGCGATGCTGAAGAGCCTACAGATGAGGTGGCTTCATAA
- the LOC136549963 gene encoding NAC domain-containing protein 92-like: MEGSAAAGGGGGGGGGESKKEESLPPGFRFHPTDEELITYYLRQKIADGSFTARAIAEVDLNKCEPWDLPEKAKLGEKEWYFFSLRDRKYPTGVRTNRATNAGYWKTTGKDKEIYTGQLPATPELVGMKKTLVFYKGRAPRGQKTNWVMHEYRLHSKSVPKSNKDEWVVCRVFAKSAGAKKYPSNNAHSRLHHHHPYALDMVPPLLPTLLQHDPFACHHHHNPYMTPADLAELARFARGTPGLHPHIQPHPGTSAAAYMNPPGAAVAAPPSFTLSGGGLNLNLGASLAMPSPLPPPPAALHAMSMSMAMSGQTAPSCAGGGNHHQVMAGELQHQQQMATAAGLGGCVIVPGANGGFGADAAGGRYQSLDVEQPVERYWPAGYQV; encoded by the exons ATGGAAGggtcagcagcagcaggaggaggtggtggagggggagggggagagtCGAAGAAGGAGGAGAGCCTGCCGCCGGGCTTCAGGTTCCACCCGACGGACGAGGAGCTCATCACGTACTACCTGCGGCAGAAGATCGCCGACGGCAGCTTCACGGCGAGGGCCATCGCCGAGGTCGACCTCAACAAGTGCGAGCCGTGGGATCTCCCGG AGAAAGCGAAGCTAGGAGAAAAAGAGTGGTATTTCTTCAGCCTAAGGGACCGGAAGTACCCAACAGGCGTTCGAACAAACCGTGCCACTAACGCTGGGTATTGGAAGACAACGGGGAAAGATAAGGAAATCTACACCGGTCAGCTACCAGCCACGCCAGAGCTAGTAGGGATGAAGAAAACCCTGGTGTTCTACAAGGGAAGAGCTCCTCGGGGCCAGAAGACAAACTGGGTCATGCATGAGTATCGCCTGCACTCCAAGTCAGTCCCCAAATCTAACAAG GATGAGTGGGTGGTGTGCCGGGTGTTCGCCAAGAGCGCCGGCGCGAAGAAGTACCCGTCCAACAACGCGCACTCGCGgttgcaccaccaccacccgtACGCGCTGGACATGGTGCCGCCCCTCCTGCCCACGCTGCTGCAGCACGACCCCTTCGcgtgccaccaccaccacaacccgtACATGACCCCGGCCGACCTGGCCGAGCTCGCGCGCTTCGCCCGCGGCACGCCGGGGCTGCACCCGCACATCCAGCCGCACCCCGGGACGTCGGCGGCGGCGTACATGAACCCCCCCGGCGCCGCCGTGGCTGCGCCACCGTCGTTCACGCTCTCTGGCGGTGGCCTCAACCTGAACCTCGGCGCCTCGCTGGCCATGCCGTCGCCgcttccgccgccgccggcggcactCCACGCGATGTCGATGTCGATGGCGATGAGCGGCCAGACGGCGCCGAGCTGTGCCGGCGGCGGTAACCATCATCAGGTGATGGCAGGTGAGCTCCAGCACCAGCAGcagatggcgacggcggcggggctcGGCGGCTGCGTGATCGTGCCCGGAGCGAACGGAGGGTTCGGCGCGGACGCGGCCGGGGGCCGGTACCAGAGCTTGGACGTGGAGCAGCCGGTGGAGAGGTACTGGCCTGCCGGGTACCAGGTCTAG